The Nocardioides sp. S5 genome includes a window with the following:
- a CDS encoding potassium channel family protein, which produces MGWMISAAGLLVVLVALWDIFHTLWHPGGFGRIARWVFQLVWWATKHVLPSHTRHLARPIEIIGTVALWTGLVVIGWTLVYLPHMSDGFYFGSALRPEQSSDALTALYLSLVTVATLGFGDVTPADPVLRLLAPFEALVGFVLLTAAISWILQVYPALGRRRSVAKRLSLLQSSHATAVVAGGDACVATRMLDAVTDGTIQAQTDLMQYAESYYFIEEEEELSLAATLPHALELAEAGRTSSSREVQLAADMLTAAVESLALLLDRAYLKTGSATPEVLASYGADHGFESHA; this is translated from the coding sequence ATGGGATGGATGATCAGTGCGGCAGGCCTACTCGTTGTCTTGGTGGCGCTGTGGGACATCTTCCACACTCTGTGGCACCCGGGCGGATTCGGCCGGATCGCTCGGTGGGTGTTCCAGCTCGTGTGGTGGGCCACCAAGCACGTGTTGCCCAGCCACACCCGGCACCTCGCCCGGCCGATCGAAATCATCGGAACCGTGGCGTTGTGGACGGGTCTGGTGGTGATCGGCTGGACTCTGGTCTACCTGCCCCACATGTCGGACGGCTTCTACTTCGGGTCTGCACTCAGACCCGAGCAGTCCTCCGATGCCCTGACCGCCCTGTACCTGTCGTTGGTCACCGTGGCCACGCTCGGCTTCGGTGACGTCACCCCGGCCGACCCCGTCCTGCGCCTGCTCGCACCGTTCGAGGCCCTTGTCGGGTTCGTCCTGCTGACCGCCGCCATCTCCTGGATCCTGCAGGTCTACCCCGCCCTGGGCAGGCGGCGGTCTGTTGCGAAGCGGTTGAGCCTTCTGCAGTCGAGTCATGCGACTGCCGTGGTGGCCGGTGGGGATGCATGCGTCGCCACCCGCATGCTGGACGCCGTGACCGACGGCACGATCCAGGCCCAGACGGACCTCATGCAGTACGCCGAGTCCTACTACTTCATCGAGGAAGAGGAAGAGCTGTCGCTGGCTGCGACCCTCCCCCACGCCCTGGAGTTGGCGGAGGCCGGAAGGACGTCGTCCTCGCGCGAGGTGCAGCTCGCAGCCGACATGCTCACAGCGGCCGTCGAGAGCCTCGCCCTGTTGCTGGACCGTGCCTACCTCAAGACCGGGTCCGCGACACCGGAGGTGCTCGCGTCCTACGGCGCCGACCACGGATTCGAGTCCCACGCATGA
- a CDS encoding S8 family serine peptidase, producing MSARARLVTFVSVIALGALGVTPSNATPSGPSDVSDFLIPDGPVTTDVDPRLKDATGKVSVVVGLADQPLAVAQGKDAKQRGAALSKGQAVGLLRQLDAKQDTLTEQVGDLGGREVARVSKALNAVVYEVDAARIAAIADLPGVMSIRPVGEYELDLSETVPYIGAGLGAAEGLDGSGVTVAVLDSGIDYTHAAFGGAGTSEAYGAAYGSSLGDPRNTTRDGLFPTSKVVAGYDFVGESWPNGDRTSDEDPIDCGPSATGGCAGGHGTHVADIIAGGDGVAPGASLLAVKVCSAVSSSCNGVALLLGMDYALDPNDDADISDAADVINLSLGSSYGQREDDLSFATANAVRMGVSVVASAGNSADRPYITGSPASTPEVISVAQTQVPSASSIPLVVNSPAAIAGTYPNTSTVDWAPIGEGFTGDVQAAGLACTALPAGSLTGKVALVDRGSCAISLKTEAASDAGAVGVLVANNAAGDAPSFSYGGGDGLRPTLIITQSTGGLIKSALASGPVDVSVSPASSIPLAGSMVASSARGPSYSDQAIKPDIGAPGASISAVSGTGTGTEAFGGTSGAAPMVAGAAALLIDQDDTRTPNQVKALLMNNADTEVYTNPSTQPGVLAPITRIGGGELRVDAAAASSTLAWDSETQVPSLSFGYHAVTRPVSLKKSVTVRNDGPTARTYSISPDFRFADDAASGAVSFKVPGSLTVPARSSRSFAVQLRIDADKLPVWTLNGGASGGDGALLQTVEFDGYLTLTNGGRTTRMPWHVLPHRAAAVAPSTGSVALTEGAGSVTLSNGSAAHPGRVEVFALTGESPKISSKVLPQAGDNFATIDLKSVGVRQAGGTLQFAVNTFGERAHPNYPAEFDVYVDTDANGSPDFVIYTLENGGFAATGQNVVYVQDLASGRASAYFFTIADLNSANAILTVPLSALAVTAATQIQFSVYAFDNYFTGGLTDAIEGMTFTPAAPRYTTSAQSLTVPAGGTAALGITAPAGGVTASPSQKGVLLMYSDAKPSAEASAIRVTP from the coding sequence ATGTCCGCTCGCGCACGCTTGGTCACCTTCGTGTCAGTCATTGCCCTCGGAGCGCTCGGGGTGACCCCCTCGAACGCGACGCCGAGCGGGCCCTCCGATGTCAGCGACTTCCTGATCCCGGACGGACCGGTCACGACCGACGTCGATCCGAGGCTGAAGGATGCGACCGGGAAGGTCTCCGTCGTCGTGGGCCTCGCCGACCAGCCACTGGCCGTGGCCCAGGGCAAGGACGCCAAGCAGCGTGGTGCTGCGCTGTCCAAGGGCCAGGCAGTCGGGCTGTTGCGTCAGCTGGACGCCAAGCAGGACACGCTCACCGAGCAGGTGGGTGATCTCGGCGGTCGCGAGGTCGCCCGCGTCAGCAAGGCGCTCAACGCGGTGGTCTATGAAGTGGATGCCGCGCGCATCGCAGCGATCGCGGACCTGCCGGGGGTCATGTCGATCCGACCGGTCGGTGAGTACGAGCTCGACCTGTCGGAGACGGTGCCGTACATCGGTGCCGGCCTCGGCGCGGCCGAGGGGCTCGACGGCAGCGGCGTCACCGTCGCGGTGCTCGACTCGGGCATCGACTACACCCATGCGGCCTTCGGCGGGGCCGGAACCTCGGAGGCCTACGGGGCGGCCTACGGCAGTTCGCTCGGGGACCCCAGGAACACGACCCGCGACGGGCTCTTCCCGACCAGCAAGGTCGTGGCGGGGTACGACTTCGTCGGCGAGTCATGGCCCAACGGCGACCGGACGTCAGACGAGGACCCGATCGACTGCGGCCCCTCAGCGACCGGCGGATGCGCCGGCGGGCACGGCACCCACGTCGCGGACATCATCGCGGGCGGGGACGGCGTGGCACCCGGCGCGAGCCTGCTCGCGGTGAAGGTGTGCAGCGCTGTGTCCTCGTCGTGCAACGGTGTCGCCCTGCTGCTCGGCATGGACTACGCCCTGGATCCGAACGACGACGCGGACATCTCTGACGCGGCGGACGTCATCAACCTCTCCCTCGGCAGCTCCTACGGACAGCGTGAGGACGACCTGTCCTTCGCCACGGCGAACGCGGTGCGCATGGGCGTCTCCGTCGTTGCGTCGGCCGGCAACAGCGCCGACCGGCCCTACATCACCGGCTCGCCCGCGTCGACGCCGGAGGTCATCAGCGTCGCCCAGACCCAGGTGCCCAGCGCCTCCTCCATCCCGCTGGTCGTCAACAGCCCTGCCGCGATCGCGGGCACCTACCCGAACACCTCGACCGTCGACTGGGCACCGATCGGCGAAGGATTCACCGGAGACGTCCAAGCCGCCGGCCTGGCCTGCACCGCGCTGCCGGCCGGGTCGCTGACCGGCAAGGTCGCGCTCGTCGATCGCGGTTCCTGTGCCATCAGCCTCAAGACGGAGGCTGCATCCGACGCCGGAGCGGTCGGTGTGCTCGTCGCCAACAACGCTGCGGGCGACGCACCGTCGTTCTCCTACGGGGGTGGCGACGGCCTGAGGCCGACGCTCATCATCACCCAGTCCACCGGCGGCCTCATCAAGAGCGCCCTCGCCAGCGGACCTGTCGACGTCAGCGTCTCTCCGGCCTCCTCGATCCCCCTGGCCGGCAGCATGGTGGCCTCGTCCGCACGCGGACCGAGCTACTCCGACCAGGCCATCAAGCCCGACATCGGTGCGCCGGGAGCGTCGATCTCCGCTGTCTCCGGCACCGGCACCGGCACCGAGGCCTTTGGTGGCACCTCCGGCGCCGCTCCCATGGTCGCCGGCGCGGCGGCGCTGCTGATCGACCAGGACGACACCCGGACGCCGAACCAGGTCAAGGCGCTGCTGATGAACAACGCCGACACCGAGGTGTACACGAACCCGTCGACGCAGCCGGGCGTGCTCGCCCCGATCACGCGCATCGGTGGCGGGGAGCTGCGCGTGGATGCCGCGGCGGCATCCAGCACGCTGGCATGGGATTCCGAGACGCAGGTCCCCAGCCTGTCGTTCGGGTACCACGCAGTGACCAGGCCGGTCTCGCTGAAGAAGTCGGTGACCGTGCGCAACGACGGCCCCACGGCTCGCACCTACTCGATCAGCCCGGACTTCCGGTTCGCGGATGACGCAGCCAGCGGTGCGGTCTCGTTCAAGGTGCCCGGCAGCCTCACCGTGCCTGCCAGGAGCAGCAGGAGCTTCGCCGTCCAGCTGCGGATCGACGCCGACAAGCTCCCGGTCTGGACACTGAACGGTGGCGCATCGGGCGGTGACGGTGCGCTGCTGCAGACGGTCGAGTTCGACGGGTACCTCACCCTGACGAACGGCGGCCGGACCACGCGGATGCCCTGGCACGTCCTGCCACACCGTGCGGCGGCGGTTGCGCCGTCGACCGGGTCGGTCGCGCTCACCGAGGGGGCGGGCAGCGTGACGCTGTCCAACGGGTCCGCTGCACACCCCGGTCGGGTCGAGGTCTTCGCACTCACCGGCGAGAGCCCCAAGATCTCCAGCAAGGTCCTGCCGCAGGCGGGCGACAACTTCGCGACCATCGATCTCAAGTCGGTCGGGGTCCGCCAGGCGGGGGGCACCCTCCAGTTCGCCGTGAACACCTTCGGCGAGCGGGCACACCCCAACTACCCGGCTGAGTTCGACGTCTACGTCGACACCGATGCCAATGGCTCTCCCGACTTCGTCATCTACACCCTGGAGAACGGCGGGTTCGCTGCGACGGGTCAGAACGTGGTGTACGTGCAGGATCTCGCCAGCGGACGGGCGAGTGCCTACTTCTTCACCATCGCTGACCTGAACTCGGCCAACGCCATCCTCACGGTGCCCCTCTCGGCACTCGCCGTCACGGCGGCCACCCAGATCCAGTTCTCCGTCTATGCCTTCGACAACTACTTCACCGGCGGCCTGACCGACGCGATCGAGGGCATGACGTTCACCCCCGCGGCCCCCCGGTACACCACGAGCGCACAGTCGCTCACGGTTCCGGCAGGCGGCACGGCGGCACTCGGGATCACCGCCCCGGCGGGCGGCGTCACCGCGTCACCGTCCCAGAAGGGTGTGCTGCTGATGTACAGCGACGCCAAGCCGTCGGCGGAGGCCAGCGCCATCAGGGTGACGCCCTGA
- a CDS encoding IS481 family transposase, whose amino-acid sequence MSHANAALTPRARLRLAQLVVDRGWTHAAAAKMFMVAPRTAKKWADRYRNEGPAGMVDRSSRPKTSPTRTSPEVVRQIVRLRWRHRLGPVQIAGRLGMQASTVHAVLVRCRINRLSRIDRVTGEPLRRYEHPYPGSLIHVDVTKFGNIPDGGGWRYVGRTQGRHNAEATARRTGERGKRYRPLIGTAYVHTVIDDHSRLAYAEICTDERAATAIGVMQRAVAWFADHGVSVERVLSDNGSAYKSHAWRDACAELGITPKRTRPYRPQTNGKIERFHRTLADGWAYARFYESTEQRNTALPTWLHFYNHHRAHSAIGGRPPITRLNNVPGHHI is encoded by the coding sequence GTGTCCCACGCTAACGCTGCCCTAACCCCGCGAGCCCGTCTGAGGCTTGCCCAGCTCGTTGTCGACCGCGGTTGGACCCATGCCGCAGCAGCCAAGATGTTCATGGTCGCCCCGCGTACCGCCAAGAAGTGGGCTGATCGCTACCGGAACGAGGGGCCGGCCGGGATGGTCGATCGCAGCTCGCGGCCGAAGACCAGCCCGACCCGGACCAGCCCGGAGGTGGTGCGTCAGATCGTGCGACTGCGGTGGCGTCACCGACTGGGGCCGGTCCAGATCGCCGGCAGGCTCGGCATGCAGGCCTCCACCGTGCACGCGGTGCTGGTGCGGTGTCGGATCAACCGTCTGTCCCGCATCGACCGTGTCACCGGTGAGCCCTTGCGCCGCTACGAGCACCCGTACCCCGGTTCGCTGATCCACGTCGACGTCACCAAGTTCGGCAACATCCCTGACGGCGGCGGCTGGCGGTACGTGGGACGCACCCAGGGGCGCCACAACGCCGAAGCCACCGCCCGCAGGACCGGGGAGCGCGGCAAGCGGTACCGGCCGCTCATCGGAACCGCCTACGTACACACCGTGATCGACGACCACTCCCGCTTGGCCTACGCCGAGATCTGCACCGACGAGCGGGCCGCGACTGCGATCGGTGTCATGCAACGCGCGGTCGCGTGGTTCGCCGACCACGGCGTGAGCGTCGAGCGTGTGTTGTCCGACAACGGCTCGGCCTACAAGTCCCACGCCTGGCGCGACGCATGCGCCGAGCTCGGGATCACACCGAAACGGACTCGCCCCTACCGCCCGCAGACCAACGGCAAGATCGAGAGATTTCACCGCACCCTGGCCGACGGCTGGGCTTATGCCCGCTTCTACGAATCAACCGAGCAACGCAACACCGCGTTGCCGACCTGGCTGCACTTCTACAATCACCACCGCGCCCACTCCGCCATCGGAGGCCGGCCGCCGATCACCCGACTGAACAACGTGCCTGGACATCACATCTAG
- a CDS encoding GntR family transcriptional regulator, with protein MTTTDWLEELRAERSDLGRASTAGRVADVLRTRITEGHLRPGTRLSEEDIGAALGVSRNTLREAFRLLGHERLLVHEFNRGVFVRRLTVDDVRDLYQVRRILECGAVRRLAERLASPSASSTVDLLAPVRAAVEEGESAAAQDAWVAVGTANMHFHQAVADLAQSPRVTEAMDHLLAELRLVFHVMDAPQAFHATYLPENRAILELLEAGDLTAAESAIATYLDAAEAQLVEAYAAAATRG; from the coding sequence GTGACCACCACCGACTGGCTCGAGGAGCTGCGCGCCGAGCGCTCCGACCTCGGCCGCGCCAGCACGGCGGGCCGCGTGGCCGACGTGCTGCGCACCCGCATCACCGAGGGCCACCTCCGCCCGGGCACCCGGCTGTCGGAGGAGGACATCGGCGCGGCGCTCGGCGTCTCGCGCAACACCCTGCGCGAGGCCTTCCGGCTCCTCGGCCACGAGCGCCTCCTGGTGCACGAGTTCAACCGGGGGGTCTTCGTCCGCAGGCTGACGGTGGACGACGTGCGCGACCTCTACCAGGTCCGACGCATCCTCGAGTGCGGCGCCGTACGACGCCTGGCCGAGCGCCTGGCGTCCCCCTCCGCTTCCTCGACGGTCGACCTGCTGGCGCCCGTGCGAGCAGCCGTGGAGGAGGGCGAGTCCGCTGCCGCCCAGGACGCGTGGGTGGCCGTCGGCACGGCCAACATGCACTTCCACCAGGCGGTGGCCGACCTGGCGCAGAGCCCCCGCGTCACCGAGGCGATGGACCACCTCCTGGCCGAGCTGCGGCTGGTCTTCCACGTGATGGACGCACCGCAGGCCTTCCACGCGACCTACCTGCCGGAGAACCGGGCGATCCTCGAGCTCCTCGAGGCAGGCGACCTCACCGCCGCGGAGTCGGCGATCGCGACCTATCTCGACGCCGCGGAGGCGCAGCTCGTGGAGGCGTACGCCGCGGCTGCCACCCGCGGCTGA
- a CDS encoding divalent metal cation transporter, translating to MTDETRSRQDRAVAKGTTSGTAVRGTMLGAMFLMATSAIGPGFITQTTVFTAELGAAFAFAILVSILVDIAVQLNVWRVVGVSGMRAQELANSVLPGAGYFLAALVVMGGLVFNIGNIGGTALGANAMVGLDVKIGGAISAMIAIAIFLSKRAGIAMDRIVVVLGLLMIAMVLYAAIVSGPPVGEALRQSVLPDDIDFLIITTLIGGTVGGYITYAGAHRLVDSGIPAPSACERSPAAR from the coding sequence ATGACCGACGAGACACGATCACGCCAGGACCGGGCGGTGGCGAAGGGCACCACGTCCGGGACCGCCGTACGCGGCACGATGCTCGGTGCGATGTTCCTGATGGCGACCAGCGCCATCGGCCCCGGCTTCATCACCCAGACCACGGTCTTCACCGCCGAGCTCGGAGCGGCCTTCGCCTTCGCGATCCTGGTGTCGATCCTGGTGGACATCGCCGTCCAGCTGAACGTGTGGCGGGTGGTCGGCGTCTCCGGCATGCGCGCCCAGGAGCTGGCCAACTCGGTGCTCCCCGGTGCGGGCTACTTCCTGGCCGCGCTCGTGGTCATGGGCGGCCTGGTGTTCAACATCGGCAACATCGGCGGCACGGCCCTCGGCGCCAACGCGATGGTGGGCCTCGACGTCAAGATCGGCGGCGCGATCTCGGCCATGATCGCCATCGCGATCTTCCTGAGCAAGCGCGCCGGGATCGCCATGGACCGCATCGTCGTGGTGCTCGGCCTCCTGATGATCGCGATGGTCCTCTATGCCGCGATCGTGTCGGGCCCCCCGGTCGGGGAGGCACTGCGCCAGAGCGTGCTGCCCGACGACATCGACTTCCTCATCATCACGACCCTCATCGGTGGCACGGTCGGCGGCTACATCACCTACGCAGGAGCGCACCGGCTGGTCGACTCGGGCATACCGGCCCCGAGCGCGTGCGAGAGATCACCCGCGGCTCGGTGA
- a CDS encoding divalent metal cation transporter → MREITRGSVTGILVTGVMRALLFLAVLGVVAGGVTLAVENPPASAFEAALGEVGVRVFGIILWAASITSVIGASYTSVSFLAGFSRRLEERRSWVTVGFIVFSMVVYLALGKAPVTLLVLAGALNGLILPVGFGIILWVAARRTDLLRGYRYPKALLVVGALSWVLTVYLGWKSLGGIADLL, encoded by the coding sequence GTGCGAGAGATCACCCGCGGCTCGGTGACCGGCATCCTCGTGACGGGCGTGATGCGTGCGCTGCTGTTCCTCGCCGTGCTCGGCGTGGTCGCCGGAGGAGTGACCCTCGCCGTCGAGAACCCGCCCGCGTCGGCGTTCGAGGCCGCGCTGGGCGAGGTCGGCGTCCGCGTCTTCGGCATCATCCTGTGGGCCGCCAGCATCACCTCGGTGATCGGCGCGTCCTACACCTCGGTGTCGTTCCTCGCCGGCTTCTCGCGACGCCTCGAGGAGCGCCGCAGCTGGGTGACCGTCGGTTTCATCGTCTTCTCGATGGTCGTCTACCTCGCCCTCGGCAAGGCGCCGGTCACCTTGCTGGTCCTCGCCGGTGCCCTCAACGGCCTGATCCTCCCGGTGGGCTTCGGCATCATCCTGTGGGTCGCCGCCCGCCGCACCGACCTCCTCCGCGGCTACCGCTACCCGAAGGCGCTGCTGGTCGTCGGCGCGCTCTCGTGGGTGCTGACGGTCTACCTCGGCTGGAAGTCCCTCGGCGGGATCGCGGACCTGCTGTGA
- a CDS encoding 5-oxoprolinase subunit PxpA — translation MTTTATASIDLNADLGESFGSWTLGDDDALLDVITSANIACGFHAGDPTVLRRTCERAVERGVMIGAQVGYRDLAGFGRRFVDMDPHDLTNDVLYQLGALEAFARVAGTRVRYVKPHGALYNAIVHHEAQAEAVADAVRRYDPTLPVLGLPGSVWLGVAEAAGLVPVAEAFADRAYTPEGTLVSRREPDAVLHDPDEVAGRTVRMATRHEVVAADGSLVAVQAGSVCVHGDSPGAVAMATAVRRGLEEAGVRVASFLDGDAG, via the coding sequence GTGACCACCACCGCCACCGCGAGCATCGACCTCAACGCCGACCTCGGGGAGTCCTTCGGCAGCTGGACCCTCGGCGACGACGACGCCCTCCTGGACGTCATCACCAGTGCGAACATCGCCTGCGGCTTCCATGCCGGTGACCCGACGGTGCTGCGACGCACGTGCGAGCGCGCCGTCGAGCGCGGAGTGATGATCGGCGCCCAGGTGGGCTACCGCGACCTCGCCGGGTTCGGCCGCCGCTTCGTCGACATGGACCCCCACGACCTGACCAACGACGTGCTCTACCAGCTCGGGGCGCTGGAGGCCTTCGCGCGCGTGGCCGGCACCCGGGTGCGCTACGTGAAGCCGCACGGCGCGCTCTACAACGCGATCGTCCACCACGAGGCGCAGGCCGAGGCCGTCGCCGACGCCGTACGCCGCTACGACCCGACGCTGCCCGTGCTCGGGCTGCCGGGTTCGGTGTGGCTCGGGGTGGCCGAGGCTGCCGGCCTCGTGCCCGTGGCCGAGGCCTTCGCGGACCGTGCCTACACGCCCGAGGGGACGCTGGTCTCGCGCCGGGAGCCCGACGCGGTGCTCCACGACCCCGACGAGGTGGCCGGGCGCACGGTCCGGATGGCGACGCGCCACGAGGTGGTGGCCGCCGACGGCTCGCTCGTCGCGGTGCAGGCCGGCTCGGTCTGCGTGCACGGCGACAGCCCGGGAGCGGTCGCCATGGCGACCGCGGTCCGTCGGGGCCTCGAGGAGGCAGGGGTGCGGGTGGCATCGTTCCTCGACGGTGACGCCGGGTGA
- a CDS encoding allophanate hydrolase subunit 1, translated as MRFLPCGDSGLLVEVEDLGDVLALYAELVEDPPEGVVDLVPAARTLMLRIDPTRADPHGVARAVRAVRPRRGHRPDAGLVEVPVTYDGEDLAEVGRLTGLGERGVVEAHTSQEWTVAFCGFAPGFGYLVGSDDRLAVPRRTVPRTRVPARSVALAGEFTGVYPRESPGGWQLIGRSTLEPWDLERDPPALLVPGSRVRFVEVR; from the coding sequence GTGAGGTTCCTGCCGTGCGGTGACTCCGGCCTCCTCGTCGAGGTCGAGGACCTCGGCGACGTCCTGGCGCTCTACGCCGAGCTGGTCGAGGACCCGCCCGAGGGCGTCGTGGACCTCGTGCCGGCCGCCCGCACCCTGATGCTGCGCATCGATCCCACGCGGGCCGACCCGCACGGCGTCGCGCGTGCCGTGCGGGCCGTGCGACCACGCCGGGGTCACCGCCCCGACGCCGGACTGGTCGAGGTGCCGGTCACCTACGACGGCGAGGACCTCGCCGAGGTCGGACGCCTGACCGGCCTGGGGGAGCGCGGTGTCGTCGAGGCACACACCTCCCAGGAGTGGACGGTCGCCTTCTGCGGCTTCGCCCCCGGGTTCGGTTACCTCGTCGGCAGCGACGACCGGTTGGCCGTGCCACGTCGCACCGTTCCGCGCACCCGGGTCCCGGCGAGGTCCGTGGCGCTGGCCGGCGAGTTCACCGGCGTCTACCCGCGGGAGTCCCCCGGCGGGTGGCAGCTCATCGGTCGCTCGACCCTCGAGCCCTGGGACCTGGAGCGCGACCCGCCCGCACTCCTCGTCCCGGGATCCCGCGTCCGGTTCGTGGAGGTCCGGTGA
- a CDS encoding biotin-dependent carboxyltransferase family protein, which translates to MSWLEVVAPGPLATVQDLGRTGLGALGVGHSGAADAPALRLANRLLGNAEAAAAVEVTFGGLEVVAHGEVTVALTGAPCPMTVDGRAHWGFGVVRVPDGAHLRLGVPATGLRSYLAVRGGIGGPEQLGSRSTDTLAALGPTPLASGDTLLVRGPTGPLPGVDLAPVAHPVAGDVTLRIVDGPRADWFTTEAREALVTEPYDVTADSNRVGMRLSGPVLARRRDEELPPEGMVCGALQVPPSGQPTLFLADHPVTGGYPVIAVVVGPDLPLAAQVRPGQRITFVRVPSAPLTPGARHD; encoded by the coding sequence GTGAGCTGGCTCGAGGTCGTCGCACCGGGGCCCCTCGCCACGGTGCAGGACCTGGGCCGGACAGGTCTCGGGGCCCTGGGCGTGGGGCACTCCGGTGCGGCCGACGCGCCTGCGCTGCGCCTGGCCAACCGGCTGCTCGGCAACGCCGAGGCCGCCGCCGCGGTGGAGGTCACCTTCGGCGGGCTGGAGGTCGTCGCCCACGGCGAGGTGACGGTGGCGCTCACCGGTGCTCCGTGCCCGATGACCGTCGACGGCCGGGCGCACTGGGGGTTCGGTGTCGTCCGGGTGCCCGACGGTGCGCACCTGCGACTCGGCGTGCCGGCCACCGGCCTGCGCAGCTACCTCGCGGTCCGCGGCGGGATCGGTGGTCCCGAGCAGCTCGGCTCCCGCTCGACCGACACGCTCGCAGCCCTGGGCCCCACGCCGCTCGCGTCCGGCGACACGCTGCTCGTGCGCGGACCCACCGGCCCGCTTCCGGGCGTCGACCTGGCTCCGGTGGCCCATCCCGTCGCCGGCGACGTCACCCTCCGCATCGTCGACGGCCCGCGCGCCGACTGGTTCACCACGGAGGCGCGCGAGGCGCTGGTGACCGAGCCGTACGACGTCACCGCGGACAGCAACCGCGTCGGCATGCGGCTCTCCGGGCCCGTCCTGGCCCGTCGGCGCGACGAAGAGCTCCCGCCCGAGGGCATGGTGTGCGGCGCGCTCCAGGTGCCGCCGTCCGGCCAGCCGACGCTGTTCCTCGCCGACCACCCGGTGACAGGGGGCTACCCGGTCATCGCCGTGGTCGTCGGTCCCGACCTCCCGCTCGCCGCCCAGGTGCGTCCGGGCCAGCGCATCACCTTCGTACGCGTCCCGTCCGCACCCCTCACCCCAGGAGCCCGCCATGACTGA
- a CDS encoding putative hydro-lyase — translation MTDPDRPDRLSPDEARARFRAGLRVPTSGWCAGWTQANLLAVPRDLAYDFLLFAQRNPGPCPVLDVTEPGAVSSPRFSGDLRTDLPAYRVYEHGELVAEVDDVVGRWRDDMVAFLIGCSFTFEDALVAAGVPVRHIEQGSNVPMYRTDVACRPAGSLSGPLVVSMRPMPASQVATAVRVTSRYPAVHGAPVHVGSPSDLGINDLDDPDFGDPVEVRPGEVPVFWACGVTPQAAVMQSRPALAIGHAPGHMAITDIRESEHIVP, via the coding sequence ATGACTGACCCCGACCGTCCCGACCGCCTCTCGCCCGACGAGGCCCGTGCGAGGTTCCGTGCCGGCCTCCGGGTGCCCACGTCCGGCTGGTGTGCCGGGTGGACCCAGGCCAACCTCCTCGCGGTCCCACGCGACCTGGCCTACGACTTCCTGCTGTTCGCCCAGCGCAACCCCGGACCGTGCCCGGTCCTCGACGTCACCGAGCCGGGCGCGGTGAGCAGCCCGAGGTTCTCGGGCGACCTGCGCACCGACCTCCCGGCCTACCGCGTCTACGAGCACGGCGAGCTGGTGGCCGAGGTGGACGACGTCGTCGGGCGGTGGCGCGACGACATGGTGGCCTTCCTGATCGGCTGCAGCTTCACCTTCGAGGACGCGCTCGTCGCGGCCGGCGTGCCGGTCCGCCACATCGAGCAGGGCAGCAACGTGCCGATGTACCGCACCGACGTCGCGTGCCGACCGGCCGGATCGCTGTCCGGTCCGCTGGTGGTGTCGATGCGGCCGATGCCCGCCTCACAGGTGGCCACCGCCGTGCGCGTCACCTCCCGCTACCCCGCAGTCCACGGCGCTCCGGTGCACGTCGGGTCGCCGTCGGACCTCGGCATCAATGACCTCGACGACCCCGACTTCGGCGACCCGGTCGAGGTGCGCCCCGGCGAGGTACCGGTCTTCTGGGCGTGCGGCGTGACCCCGCAGGCTGCGGTCATGCAGTCGCGGCCCGCGCTCGCCATCGGCCACGCCCCGGGGCACATGGCGATCACCGACATCCGCGAGAGCGAGCACATCGTCCCGTGA